A stretch of Dietzia lutea DNA encodes these proteins:
- a CDS encoding alpha/beta hydrolase — MRRLRRSHALPLLVPALAAALVGGAVAPAAAQSLPGGSTPDIGSVMGSLGGSVDPSSAAAGSATVGSTGSTGTDSLVGSGTLPPLGTGSQNTSATPPIGMESEPVTVSEVRRVEIGDPLVAGGDPRFERWWVASESMNRVLPVEIWRPASDAPAPMLYLLDGVDSPSPSGWLLPGGVERTFAGEHVTLVMPARADGSLHADWQRDDPVLSRNKWQTFLTDELPPLLEADTQPGHLNVEPLPFTGKRGMAGLSMGAASAVTIAERRPDLYDAVGAIAGCYTARDDLGFILAKIVAETRGGNIANMWGPRTDPDYLENDGLLNADELAGKALYFATATGMPDATEWDRNGRDLLRFTQGAGLEMATHACTVEMDRRLDELGIDARIDYLPTGLHNWDNFGRFVAPMRDTLMPALR; from the coding sequence GTGCGCAGACTCCGCCGTTCCCACGCCCTCCCACTCCTGGTCCCGGCCCTCGCCGCCGCCCTCGTCGGAGGCGCGGTCGCGCCCGCCGCCGCGCAGTCGCTGCCGGGCGGCTCGACGCCGGACATCGGCTCGGTGATGGGCTCCCTCGGAGGCAGTGTCGACCCCTCGAGCGCGGCCGCCGGCTCGGCGACCGTCGGTTCGACGGGCTCCACCGGCACGGATTCGCTGGTGGGCTCGGGCACCCTCCCTCCGCTGGGCACGGGCTCGCAGAACACGTCGGCCACCCCGCCTATCGGGATGGAGTCCGAGCCCGTCACCGTCTCCGAGGTTCGCCGGGTGGAGATCGGTGATCCGCTGGTCGCCGGCGGCGACCCCCGGTTCGAGCGCTGGTGGGTCGCCTCCGAGTCGATGAACCGCGTGCTGCCGGTGGAGATCTGGCGCCCGGCCTCGGACGCGCCGGCGCCCATGCTCTACCTGCTCGACGGCGTGGACTCGCCTTCGCCCAGCGGTTGGCTCCTCCCGGGCGGCGTCGAGCGGACCTTCGCCGGCGAGCACGTCACGCTCGTCATGCCCGCACGCGCCGACGGCTCTCTCCACGCCGACTGGCAGCGGGACGACCCGGTTCTCAGCCGCAACAAGTGGCAGACTTTCCTCACCGACGAGCTGCCGCCGCTGCTCGAGGCCGACACACAGCCCGGCCACTTGAACGTCGAACCCCTGCCCTTCACCGGCAAGCGCGGCATGGCCGGACTGTCGATGGGCGCGGCGAGCGCGGTGACCATCGCCGAGCGGCGCCCCGACCTGTACGACGCCGTGGGCGCGATCGCCGGCTGCTACACCGCACGCGACGACCTCGGGTTCATCCTCGCCAAGATCGTCGCCGAGACCCGCGGCGGCAACATCGCCAACATGTGGGGCCCGCGCACCGACCCCGACTACCTCGAGAACGACGGTCTGCTCAACGCCGACGAGCTAGCGGGCAAGGCTCTGTACTTCGCCACGGCAACCGGCATGCCCGATGCCACCGAGTGGGACCGCAACGGCCGCGACCTGCTGCGGTTCACGCAGGGTGCGGGCCTGGAGATGGCCACCCACGCCTGCACCGTGGAGATGGACCGGCGACTCGACGAGCTCGGCATCGACGCACGCATCGACTACCTGCCCACGGGGTTGCACAACTGGGACAACTTCGGCCGTTTCGTGGCCCCGATGCGCGATACGCTGATGCCGGCGCTGCGCTGA
- a CDS encoding SRPBCC domain-containing protein, translating into MSTTPTASGYLSPTGAVVFPRRLSLSREQAWAAVTDPTRTARWIGTWSGDPASGTIEMTMSAEEGAPSETVEVVRCEAPELLVLRLGPDGWVVTVRIEGDDDEVVVSLEQDIADAQSASDIGPGWDFYLDRLVEAEAGRDPEALDFSPDYHPGLAAHYRELLGG; encoded by the coding sequence ATGTCGACCACGCCCACGGCCTCCGGATACCTGTCCCCGACGGGTGCGGTGGTGTTCCCACGCCGCCTGTCGCTGTCCCGCGAGCAGGCGTGGGCGGCCGTCACCGACCCGACGCGCACCGCGCGGTGGATCGGCACATGGTCGGGCGATCCGGCGAGCGGCACCATCGAGATGACCATGTCGGCCGAGGAGGGCGCGCCGTCCGAGACCGTCGAGGTGGTGCGGTGCGAGGCGCCCGAACTCCTCGTCCTGAGACTCGGTCCGGACGGGTGGGTGGTCACCGTACGGATCGAGGGCGACGACGACGAGGTCGTCGTCTCCCTGGAACAGGACATCGCAGACGCCCAGTCCGCGTCCGACATCGGTCCCGGGTGGGATTTCTATCTGGACCGGTTGGTCGAGGCCGAGGCGGGCCGGGATCCGGAGGCGCTCGACTTCAGCCCCGACTACCACCCCGGCCTGGCCGCGCACTACCGGGAGCTTCTCGGCGGCTAG
- a CDS encoding DUF222 domain-containing protein, whose product MTRAQSHPGGSVDCPAIAAAGAAAVQALYAENIAAAARLRACYHLYTVCEDEQERRDLAAGYDPQVDLTPEHAVIDPFHIACAEIVAAYGVHNNRARTLLTRARTLITRFPTLVEAMETGRLDEDTATLLARQMRTVDSAHRGAVQREVIDWLMAAIAASTRPGREAILGTLDRIITDHDPAGVRARRAAATRERHIRLRRGTDGMADLTAHLTAAEASTVYEVLHRAATEQATRDKQARLQAARAGTDTLDAEYIRSIDELRADALVAAFLDSDPTDTADQPGDLTRGDATADTPADVQTGTRDGARAGARRPATQVRPTITVLAPLGPDGEPEVYLPRGGPATIEALIELLSRSVGATITVPHTEPGTADAPTTARRYRISTELAHRIRLRDGTCRTPAAPYPPRTATSTTSDPSTTPTPTTAA is encoded by the coding sequence ATGACGCGAGCACAGTCGCACCCGGGCGGCTCCGTCGACTGTCCCGCCATCGCCGCGGCCGGCGCCGCCGCCGTGCAGGCCCTCTACGCCGAGAACATCGCCGCCGCCGCCCGCCTCCGGGCCTGCTACCACCTCTACACCGTCTGCGAGGACGAGCAGGAACGACGCGACCTGGCCGCCGGATACGACCCGCAGGTCGACCTCACACCCGAACACGCCGTCATCGACCCCTTCCACATCGCCTGCGCCGAGATCGTCGCCGCCTACGGCGTGCACAACAACCGTGCCCGCACCCTGCTCACCCGGGCTCGCACCCTGATCACCCGCTTCCCCACCCTGGTCGAGGCCATGGAAACCGGCCGCCTCGACGAGGACACCGCCACCCTGCTCGCCCGCCAGATGCGCACCGTGGACTCGGCCCACCGCGGCGCCGTCCAACGCGAGGTCATCGACTGGCTCATGGCCGCCATCGCCGCCAGCACACGCCCCGGACGCGAGGCCATCCTGGGCACCCTCGACCGCATCATCACCGATCACGACCCCGCCGGCGTCCGCGCCCGCCGCGCCGCCGCCACCCGCGAACGCCACATCCGCCTCCGCCGCGGCACCGACGGCATGGCCGACCTCACAGCCCACCTGACCGCCGCCGAAGCCTCCACCGTCTACGAGGTCCTGCACCGCGCCGCCACCGAGCAGGCCACCCGCGACAAACAGGCCCGCCTGCAGGCCGCCCGCGCAGGCACCGACACCCTCGACGCCGAGTACATCCGCAGCATCGACGAACTACGCGCCGACGCCCTCGTCGCCGCCTTCCTCGACTCCGACCCCACCGACACAGCCGACCAGCCCGGCGACCTCACCCGCGGCGACGCCACGGCAGACACACCCGCCGACGTGCAGACCGGCACACGCGATGGCGCGCGGGCCGGAGCCCGCCGCCCGGCGACCCAGGTCCGCCCCACCATCACCGTGCTCGCACCCCTGGGCCCCGACGGTGAACCCGAGGTCTACCTCCCCCGCGGCGGCCCGGCCACCATCGAGGCCCTCATCGAACTGCTGTCCCGCAGCGTCGGCGCCACCATCACCGTGCCCCACACCGAACCCGGCACCGCCGACGCCCCCACCACAGCCCGCCGCTACCGCATCAGCACCGAACTGGCCCACCGCATCCGCCTACGCGACGGCACCTGCCGCACCCCGGCTGCTCCGTACCCGCCCAGGACTGCGACATCGACCACATCCGACCCTTCAACCACACCGACCCCGACAACGGCGGCCTGA
- a CDS encoding NYN domain-containing protein yields MLERTLVLVDTSYLLASFYNSWEEGARGQLEISLATVVHRLDQVAHSLVDQPVQRQNWYDGIPDSGPHRYQRTLRVIEGVQLRAGQLIEWGERRTQKAVDTLLVADMIQAAYKGHCSDMVLVTGDADMIPGVRVAVDAGVRMHLVGFGWDSISSALRHTCDTTTVLDPRTDFHDAMQIRVLEGPIPPKVRTPTASPAHPGEDGHDPDTHESVDLMEVDLRADRAAATSVADETRLTIADEERAADAEELAADEQECAARVESQDDGQEAEAGLPGQDAATPVSRPEESSAVTPADLAPKPGPTPQASPSPADHAGSVQKSSAAGGPANGSSRPNPSMMAPHRRPLRSKFVPLPEEVWTSSGEQTPFDVGQQYATWWYEQAATEAQRDEAHLLSGGVLPPAIDRPLLQFACQMLNEFTLTEAQRVRLRDGFHEGIRAVLLKHR; encoded by the coding sequence ATGCTTGAACGGACACTCGTCCTAGTGGATACGTCCTATCTACTGGCAAGTTTCTACAATTCCTGGGAGGAGGGTGCACGAGGTCAGCTGGAGATATCACTGGCCACGGTCGTGCACCGTTTAGACCAGGTCGCCCATAGCCTCGTGGATCAGCCCGTACAGCGGCAGAACTGGTACGACGGCATCCCGGACTCCGGACCGCACCGGTATCAACGCACTCTGCGTGTTATCGAGGGTGTCCAGCTGCGCGCCGGGCAGCTGATCGAGTGGGGCGAACGCCGCACCCAGAAGGCCGTCGACACCCTCCTCGTCGCGGACATGATCCAGGCCGCCTACAAGGGGCATTGCTCGGACATGGTGTTGGTCACCGGTGACGCCGACATGATCCCCGGAGTCCGGGTGGCCGTGGACGCCGGCGTACGCATGCACCTGGTGGGTTTCGGCTGGGACTCCATCTCGTCGGCGCTGCGCCACACCTGCGACACGACGACGGTGCTTGACCCCCGCACCGACTTCCACGACGCCATGCAGATCCGCGTCCTCGAGGGGCCGATACCGCCCAAGGTGCGCACGCCGACGGCCTCGCCCGCCCATCCGGGCGAAGACGGACATGACCCGGACACGCACGAGTCGGTGGACCTGATGGAGGTGGACCTGCGGGCAGACCGCGCCGCCGCGACCTCCGTCGCCGACGAGACCCGGCTGACGATCGCTGACGAGGAACGCGCCGCCGACGCCGAGGAACTGGCCGCCGACGAGCAGGAATGCGCCGCCCGGGTCGAAAGCCAAGACGACGGCCAGGAGGCCGAGGCCGGGCTGCCCGGGCAGGACGCCGCGACGCCTGTTTCGCGGCCGGAGGAGTCATCTGCGGTCACGCCTGCTGACCTGGCGCCCAAACCGGGCCCGACGCCGCAGGCTTCGCCTTCGCCCGCCGATCACGCCGGGTCGGTCCAGAAGTCCTCGGCCGCGGGTGGGCCGGCGAACGGGTCTTCGCGGCCGAACCCGTCGATGATGGCCCCTCACCGTCGCCCGCTGCGGTCCAAGTTCGTGCCGCTGCCCGAGGAGGTGTGGACCTCCTCCGGTGAGCAGACACCCTTCGACGTCGGGCAGCAGTACGCCACCTGGTGGTACGAGCAGGCTGCGACCGAGGCTCAGCGCGACGAGGCCCACCTGCTGTCCGGCGGGGTGCTCCCCCCGGCTATCGACCGTCCGCTCCTGCAGTTCGCCTGCCAGATGCTCAACGAGTTCACTCTGACCGAGGCGCAGCGCGTCCGACTGCGCGACGGATTCCACGAAGGGATTCGCGCGGTTCTTCTCAAGCACCGCTGA
- a CDS encoding mycofactocin-coupled SDR family oxidoreductase: protein MSHPATTSTDLTERVVLVTGAARGQGRAHCEAFAASGCDVIALDLCRDIDTVPYPMAEPADLEATAEAVRALGRRCVTGIVDVRDLPGMQEAVDAGVAELGGLDFVVANAGVSPQPSATWERSEEEWDSTMDINLKGTWITTKVAIPHILATGRGGSVVLISSMVGLRGGSFTGSYATSKWAVRGLAKALAGELGFSNVRCNSIHPGNVRTPMIDNPSMIEMMSSGKGTTLEDTAETYSSMTQMPQPWVEPSAIASMALYLCSDMGAGITGASIPVDLGGSEKFGL, encoded by the coding sequence ATGTCGCACCCCGCCACCACTTCAACCGATCTGACCGAAAGGGTCGTGCTGGTGACCGGCGCAGCCCGAGGTCAGGGACGGGCGCACTGCGAGGCCTTCGCCGCCTCGGGCTGTGACGTCATCGCGTTGGACCTGTGCCGGGACATCGACACGGTCCCCTACCCCATGGCCGAGCCGGCGGACCTGGAGGCCACCGCCGAGGCGGTGCGGGCGCTGGGTCGGCGCTGCGTCACGGGCATCGTCGACGTCCGCGACCTGCCGGGGATGCAGGAGGCGGTCGACGCCGGGGTCGCCGAACTGGGCGGCCTCGACTTCGTGGTGGCCAACGCCGGGGTCTCGCCGCAGCCCAGCGCCACCTGGGAGCGGTCCGAGGAGGAGTGGGACAGCACCATGGACATCAACCTCAAGGGCACCTGGATCACCACCAAGGTGGCGATCCCCCACATCCTGGCCACCGGCCGCGGCGGCTCGGTGGTGCTCATCAGCTCGATGGTGGGCCTGCGCGGCGGCTCGTTCACCGGGAGCTACGCCACCTCGAAGTGGGCCGTCCGCGGTCTGGCCAAGGCGCTCGCCGGAGAGCTCGGCTTCTCCAACGTCCGCTGCAATTCCATCCACCCGGGCAACGTCCGCACCCCGATGATCGACAACCCCTCGATGATCGAGATGATGTCCAGCGGCAAGGGCACCACGCTCGAGGACACCGCGGAGACCTACAGCAGCATGACCCAGATGCCCCAGCCGTGGGTCGAGCCGTCCGCGATCGCGTCCATGGCCCTCTACCTGTGCAGCGACATGGGCGCCGGCATCACGGGCGCCTCGATCCCCGTCGACCTGGGCGGTAGCGAGAAGTTCGGGCTCTGA
- a CDS encoding fatty acid desaturase family protein: protein MAITEIPEFAHLTENDVEALGAELEQIRQDIIGSLGERDAAYIHNTIRFQRGLEVAARALLLVGSRNRTAWAVGAGALGVAKIVENMELGHNIMHGQWDWMNDPEIHSTTWEWDIVGTSEHWKQTHNYLHHKFTNIVGMDDDVGFGLLRVTRDQRWSPFFYGNLAYNAALALLFQWGVGIQHLELGKVAMGRDDRGETKRKLKLFAKKASGQLIKDYVLYPALSGKGWKRTATANLVANGIRNVWTNAVIFCGHFPDGAEKFTKKNVQEETQAEWYLRQMLGSANITGGPVMDFMSGNLSYQIEHHIYPDMPSNRLSEASLRVRAVCDKYDLPYVAGPLPVQYAKTWRTIAKLSLPNHMLRATADDAPETHSERMFEDLPAPLPAPEGKRAGLKTALKHHRARRRARKVVAVA from the coding sequence ATGGCAATCACCGAAATCCCTGAGTTCGCGCATCTCACCGAGAACGACGTCGAGGCACTCGGCGCCGAGCTCGAGCAGATCCGTCAGGACATCATCGGTTCCCTGGGCGAGCGGGACGCCGCCTACATCCACAACACCATCCGCTTCCAGCGTGGCCTCGAGGTCGCGGCGCGCGCGTTGCTCCTCGTGGGCTCGCGCAACCGCACCGCCTGGGCGGTCGGCGCGGGAGCGCTCGGCGTCGCCAAGATCGTCGAGAACATGGAGCTCGGGCACAACATCATGCACGGGCAGTGGGACTGGATGAACGATCCGGAGATCCACTCCACCACCTGGGAGTGGGACATCGTCGGTACGTCGGAGCACTGGAAGCAGACCCACAACTACCTGCACCACAAGTTCACGAACATCGTGGGCATGGACGACGACGTGGGGTTCGGCCTGCTGCGCGTGACCCGCGACCAGCGCTGGAGCCCGTTCTTCTACGGCAACCTCGCCTACAACGCGGCCCTGGCGCTGCTGTTCCAGTGGGGGGTGGGTATCCAGCACCTCGAGCTGGGCAAGGTCGCCATGGGCCGTGACGACCGCGGGGAGACCAAGCGCAAGCTCAAGCTCTTCGCCAAGAAGGCGTCCGGTCAGCTAATCAAGGACTACGTGCTCTACCCGGCACTGTCCGGTAAGGGCTGGAAGCGCACCGCCACCGCCAACCTGGTGGCCAATGGCATCCGGAACGTGTGGACCAACGCGGTGATCTTCTGCGGGCATTTCCCCGACGGCGCGGAGAAGTTCACCAAGAAGAACGTGCAGGAGGAGACGCAGGCCGAGTGGTACCTGCGGCAGATGCTCGGCTCGGCCAACATCACCGGCGGGCCTGTCATGGACTTCATGTCCGGCAACCTCTCGTACCAGATCGAGCACCACATCTACCCGGACATGCCGTCCAACCGCCTGTCCGAGGCGTCGCTGCGCGTGCGCGCCGTGTGCGACAAGTACGACCTGCCGTACGTGGCCGGGCCGCTGCCGGTGCAGTACGCCAAGACCTGGCGCACCATCGCCAAGCTGTCGCTGCCCAACCACATGCTGCGCGCTACCGCGGACGATGCGCCCGAGACCCACTCTGAGCGGATGTTCGAGGACCTGCCCGCGCCGCTGCCCGCCCCGGAGGGCAAGCGAGCGGGTCTGAAGACCGCGCTGAAGCACCACCGTGCGCGCCGGCGGGCGCGCAAGGTCGTCGCCGTGGCCTGA
- a CDS encoding TetR/AcrR family transcriptional regulator, with translation MEDRRMLIADSAIEVVARDGVRALTHRAVDSEAGLPSGSTSYYCRTRAQLLSLTVDRLTSLLRGFVEVSGIQELASSNADEVLSTLTRMVEGLLEDYRGELAARSALIVELAGKADTTDLVASLLDPSDLVGALDAAGLRDPATAAVDLLTVYEGLLWERTVGRLAGAEVDAKHDAELLGAVLARHEHRGPRNLFGLRR, from the coding sequence ATGGAGGACCGGCGGATGCTCATCGCCGATTCCGCGATCGAGGTCGTGGCGCGGGACGGTGTCCGTGCGCTCACCCACCGCGCCGTGGACTCGGAGGCGGGACTGCCCTCCGGCTCCACCTCCTACTACTGCCGCACCCGCGCCCAGCTGCTCTCCCTCACCGTCGACCGGCTCACCTCGCTGCTGCGCGGGTTCGTCGAGGTCTCGGGCATCCAGGAACTCGCGTCGTCGAACGCCGACGAGGTGCTGTCGACGCTCACGCGCATGGTGGAAGGACTGCTGGAGGACTACCGCGGTGAACTCGCGGCCCGGTCGGCGCTCATCGTCGAGCTGGCCGGCAAGGCGGACACCACCGACCTCGTGGCGTCCCTCCTCGACCCCAGCGATCTGGTGGGTGCGCTCGACGCTGCCGGGCTGCGCGATCCCGCCACCGCCGCCGTCGACCTGCTCACGGTCTACGAGGGCCTGCTGTGGGAGCGCACGGTCGGACGGCTGGCGGGCGCCGAGGTCGACGCCAAACACGACGCCGAGCTGCTGGGCGCGGTGCTCGCCCGGCACGAGCACCGCGGCCCCCGCAACCTGTTCGGCCTGCGGCGCTAG
- a CDS encoding ABC transporter permease: MAGGKHEARHAPRHSRPMLRVSLRNIAAHKLRLVLSVLAVVLGTAFVTGSLVFTSTLKSTFDGLLEQGTADLSAMIEPEDPRGAGVPFEVAERVLELPGVEAATPGVSGTVVLFNADGTPYQSGGAPSEGLAWVDPEHSVGDSSWIVDGRAPAGDDEVVLPTTVLESAGLAIGDTAQVYTTGQGMLDVRIVGSYASDTDIGGYVGVGFSEDRARALFTDGENASDVSVRAEPGVSQEQVRDTIAAEFPDYTVSTGDEVRERLSQQLSTLLDFVNYFFVAFGLIALLVGTFIIYNTFSMLVAQRLRELALLRAIGASRGQLTRSVMAEAAVTGLVGSAIGVVAGFGLAQLIFLVLEALDLGIPSGALSLTPMSVITPLVLGFVVTVFSAWAPARRAGRVAPVQGMRVGSVSTEAGGAWRTYVGVLAVVSGLALALIGTWHDTTRDGAITVGVGAAALIVGSFLVMPALAKPIAGGIGRVIGAPFGAVGKLAATNAGRNTRRTAATAFALTLGLTLVAAFGTLGATTKESVSGVIDQDINSELVIQGVASQGPPTPLPGGIQDRVASVEEVGDVAWLAFSFAQVAGEPQALAAAGGPLEEMIDATMVDGSLVPGPDSLVVSRTVARDRGWTVGASVPLVGPDGGESTLRVTGVYEDSQILGPFYTGMDVYERLVPENLRSTFIMLASAADGVGADEVLTAVTDELTDIPIAMVQSKQQYIDAQTGGIDQLLSIIYALLGLALVIAVLGIVNTLALSVIERRTEIGMLRAVGMQRSQIRRTINLESTQIAVFGALIGAAVGVYLGWAFVTVLADSGLTETTIPWGSIGIVLLSSAVVGVLASLWPAHRAAQTGPLEAIAD, from the coding sequence ATGGCCGGCGGAAAGCACGAGGCGCGGCACGCGCCCCGACACTCGCGGCCGATGCTGCGCGTCTCCCTGCGCAACATCGCCGCCCACAAACTCCGACTGGTCCTGTCGGTGCTGGCCGTGGTGCTGGGCACCGCGTTCGTCACCGGCTCCCTGGTGTTCACCTCCACCCTCAAGAGCACCTTCGACGGTCTGCTCGAACAGGGCACCGCCGACCTGTCCGCCATGATCGAGCCCGAGGACCCGCGCGGCGCCGGTGTCCCGTTCGAGGTGGCCGAGCGGGTGCTCGAACTGCCCGGCGTCGAGGCCGCCACCCCCGGCGTCTCCGGCACCGTGGTGCTGTTCAACGCCGACGGCACCCCCTACCAGTCCGGCGGCGCCCCCTCGGAGGGCCTGGCCTGGGTCGACCCCGAGCACTCGGTCGGCGACAGCAGCTGGATCGTCGACGGCCGCGCCCCCGCCGGCGATGACGAGGTCGTTCTGCCCACCACCGTCCTCGAGAGCGCCGGATTGGCCATCGGTGACACGGCGCAGGTCTACACCACCGGCCAGGGCATGCTCGACGTGCGGATCGTCGGCTCCTACGCCAGTGACACCGACATCGGCGGTTACGTGGGCGTCGGGTTCTCCGAGGACCGTGCCCGTGCCCTGTTCACCGACGGCGAGAACGCCTCCGACGTCTCAGTCCGCGCCGAGCCGGGCGTGAGCCAGGAGCAGGTCCGCGACACCATCGCCGCCGAGTTCCCCGACTACACCGTCAGCACCGGCGACGAGGTCCGCGAGCGGCTCTCCCAGCAGCTGTCGACCCTCCTCGACTTCGTCAACTACTTCTTCGTCGCGTTCGGGCTGATCGCCCTGCTCGTGGGCACGTTCATCATCTACAACACCTTCTCCATGCTCGTCGCGCAGCGGCTGCGCGAGCTGGCCCTGCTGCGCGCGATCGGTGCGTCCCGCGGCCAGCTCACCCGCTCCGTCATGGCCGAGGCCGCCGTCACCGGGCTCGTCGGCTCCGCGATCGGCGTGGTGGCGGGCTTCGGGCTGGCACAGCTCATCTTCCTGGTGCTCGAGGCCCTCGACCTGGGTATCCCGTCCGGCGCCCTCTCGCTCACGCCGATGTCGGTCATCACCCCGCTCGTGCTGGGCTTCGTCGTCACCGTGTTCTCCGCCTGGGCCCCCGCCCGGCGCGCCGGACGCGTCGCCCCCGTGCAGGGCATGCGCGTCGGCTCGGTCTCCACCGAGGCCGGCGGCGCGTGGCGCACCTACGTCGGCGTCCTCGCCGTGGTCAGCGGACTAGCACTGGCACTCATCGGCACGTGGCACGACACGACCCGCGACGGGGCGATCACCGTCGGCGTGGGCGCCGCCGCCCTGATCGTCGGCAGCTTCCTCGTCATGCCCGCGCTGGCCAAGCCCATCGCCGGCGGTATCGGCCGCGTCATCGGCGCGCCCTTCGGCGCTGTCGGCAAGCTCGCCGCCACCAACGCCGGACGCAACACCCGTCGCACCGCCGCGACCGCCTTCGCCCTGACGCTGGGGCTCACCCTCGTCGCCGCGTTCGGAACCCTCGGCGCGACCACCAAGGAGAGCGTCTCCGGCGTCATCGACCAGGACATCAACTCCGAACTCGTGATCCAGGGCGTCGCCTCCCAGGGGCCGCCGACCCCGCTGCCCGGGGGCATCCAGGACCGGGTCGCCTCGGTCGAGGAGGTCGGAGACGTGGCGTGGCTGGCGTTCTCCTTCGCGCAGGTCGCCGGCGAGCCGCAGGCGCTGGCCGCCGCGGGCGGGCCACTCGAGGAGATGATCGACGCGACCATGGTCGACGGCTCGCTCGTGCCCGGGCCGGACTCGCTCGTCGTGTCCCGCACCGTCGCCCGTGACCGCGGCTGGACCGTCGGCGCGAGCGTACCCCTCGTCGGGCCGGACGGCGGCGAGTCGACCCTGCGGGTGACCGGCGTGTACGAGGACTCCCAGATCCTCGGGCCGTTCTACACCGGTATGGACGTCTACGAGCGTCTGGTGCCGGAGAACCTGCGCTCGACGTTCATCATGCTGGCCTCGGCGGCCGACGGCGTCGGTGCCGACGAGGTGCTCACGGCCGTCACCGACGAGCTCACCGACATCCCCATCGCGATGGTGCAGAGCAAGCAGCAGTACATCGACGCGCAGACCGGCGGGATCGACCAGCTGCTCTCGATCATCTACGCCCTGCTGGGGCTCGCCCTGGTGATCGCTGTCCTGGGCATCGTCAACACCCTCGCGCTGTCGGTGATCGAACGCCGCACCGAGATCGGGATGCTGCGCGCCGTGGGCATGCAGCGCTCGCAGATCCGCCGCACCATCAACCTCGAGTCGACGCAGATCGCCGTGTTCGGCGCGCTGATCGGCGCGGCGGTGGGCGTGTACCTGGGCTGGGCGTTCGTCACCGTGCTCGCCGACAGCGGCCTGACCGAGACGACCATCCCGTGGGGCAGCATCGGCATCGTCCTGCTGTCCTCGGCGGTCGTCGGCGTGCTCGCGTCGCTGTGGCCCGCACACCGGGCGGCACAGACGGGGCCGCTGGAGGCGATCGCCGACTGA
- a CDS encoding ABC transporter ATP-binding protein — protein MTTQAETHHRAGAADAAAVATDLVMTYGERETEVRALDHVSATFERGRFTAIMGPSGSGKSTLMHCMAGLDRPTSGSVRIGDTEIVGLGDKELTALRRDRIGFVFQSFNLVPTLTAEENITLPQDIAGHTIDRAWFDEVIGRLGIADRLTHRPSELSGGQQQRVACARALVGRPDILFGDEPTGNLDSTSSAEVLSILRSAADDFGQTVVIVTHDPRAATYADRVLLLADGRVVRELERPTADEILSAMGALEER, from the coding sequence ATGACCACCCAGGCCGAGACCCACCACCGGGCGGGCGCGGCGGACGCCGCAGCCGTCGCCACCGACCTCGTCATGACGTACGGGGAGAGGGAGACCGAGGTCCGCGCCCTCGACCACGTCAGCGCGACGTTCGAACGGGGCCGGTTCACCGCCATCATGGGTCCCTCGGGCTCCGGCAAGTCCACCCTCATGCACTGTATGGCCGGCCTCGACCGGCCGACCTCCGGATCCGTCCGCATCGGCGACACCGAGATCGTCGGGCTCGGAGACAAGGAACTCACCGCCCTGCGCCGCGACCGGATCGGCTTCGTCTTCCAGTCCTTCAACCTCGTGCCCACCCTCACGGCCGAGGAGAACATCACCCTGCCGCAGGACATCGCCGGCCACACCATCGACCGCGCCTGGTTCGACGAGGTGATCGGACGGCTGGGCATCGCCGACCGGCTCACGCACCGCCCGTCCGAGCTCTCCGGCGGACAGCAGCAGCGCGTCGCGTGCGCCCGCGCCCTCGTCGGCCGCCCCGACATCCTGTTCGGCGACGAGCCGACCGGCAACCTCGACTCGACCTCCTCCGCCGAGGTGCTGTCGATCCTGCGCAGCGCCGCCGACGACTTCGGCCAGACCGTCGTGATCGTCACCCACGACCCCCGCGCCGCCACCTACGCCGACCGCGTGCTGCTGCTCGCCGACGGCCGCGTGGTCCGCGAGCTCGAGCGCCCCACCGCCGACGAGATCCTGTCGGCCATGGGCGCCCTCGAGGAGCGGTGA